A region from the Corylus avellana chromosome ca7, CavTom2PMs-1.0 genome encodes:
- the LOC132187267 gene encoding guanylyl cyclase 1 isoform X2, whose protein sequence is MWPLYFLFNKILKIDEEEPQVSDGDRLSLVELHHNASLPRSYFVEVPHINQQHSWDCGLACVLMVLRTLGISSCNFQALAELCCTTSIWTVDLAYLLHKYLVKFSFFTVTVGANPSYSVETFYQLPNDLVRVDMLFQKALEAGIKIQCRSISGEEISFLILSGKYIAIALVDQYKLSQSWPENLSFPDLFASNSGYTGHYVVICGYDTDADEFEIRDPASSSKHKRVSSKCLEEARKCFGTDEDLLLISLEKSEKQNSPSVQLPSEVNIDL, encoded by the exons ATGTGGCCGTTGTATTTTCTATTCAACAAGATTCTTAAGATCGACGAAGAAGAACCACAAGTATCGGATGGAGATCGTTTGAGTTTGGTAGAATTACACCACAATGCGAGCTTGCCGCGCTCTTACTTTGTTGAA GTCCCTCACATAAACCAGCAGCATTCTTGGGATTGTGGCCTTGCTTGTGTTCTGATGGTTTTGAGAACTCTTGGCATTAGCTCCTGCAATTTTCAGGCGTTGGCAGAGCTATGCTGCACAACGAG CATTTGGACCGTTGATCTCGCATATCTATTGCATAAGTATCTTGTTAAGTTTTCCTTCTTCACAGTAACTGTTGGAGCAAATCCAAGCTATTCTGTTGAAACATTTTACCAG TTACCTAATGATCTGGTGCGAGTGGATATGCTATTTCAAAAGGCACTGGAAGCTGGGATTAAAATACAG TGCAGGTCAATCAGTGGTGAAGAAATTTCATTCTTGATTTTGTCTGGGAAGTATATTGCAATTGCATTAGTCGACCAATACAAGTTGAG TCAGTCTTGGCCTGAGAATTTAAGTTTTCCTGACTTATTTGCCAGCAACTCTGGCTACACTG GTCATTATGTCGTGATTTGTGGCTATGACACTGATGCAGATGAGTTCGAGATTAGAGATCCTGCAAGTTCCAG CAAACATAAGAGAGTCTCGTCGAAGTGCCTAGAAGAAGCACGGAAATGCTTTGGTACTGATGAGGATCTTCTTTTG ATATCTTTGGAGAAGAGTGAAAAACAAAACAGCCCTTCAGTGCAACTTCCTTCAGAAGTCAATAtagatttatga
- the LOC132187267 gene encoding guanylyl cyclase 1 isoform X1: MWPLYFLFNKILKIDEEEPQVSDGDRLSLVELHHNASLPRSYFVEVPHINQQHSWDCGLACVLMVLRTLGISSCNFQALAELCCTTSIWTVDLAYLLHKYLVKFSFFTVTVGANPSYSVETFYQEQLPNDLVRVDMLFQKALEAGIKIQCRSISGEEISFLILSGKYIAIALVDQYKLSQSWPENLSFPDLFASNSGYTGHYVVICGYDTDADEFEIRDPASSSKHKRVSSKCLEEARKCFGTDEDLLLISLEKSEKQNSPSVQLPSEVNIDL; encoded by the exons ATGTGGCCGTTGTATTTTCTATTCAACAAGATTCTTAAGATCGACGAAGAAGAACCACAAGTATCGGATGGAGATCGTTTGAGTTTGGTAGAATTACACCACAATGCGAGCTTGCCGCGCTCTTACTTTGTTGAA GTCCCTCACATAAACCAGCAGCATTCTTGGGATTGTGGCCTTGCTTGTGTTCTGATGGTTTTGAGAACTCTTGGCATTAGCTCCTGCAATTTTCAGGCGTTGGCAGAGCTATGCTGCACAACGAG CATTTGGACCGTTGATCTCGCATATCTATTGCATAAGTATCTTGTTAAGTTTTCCTTCTTCACAGTAACTGTTGGAGCAAATCCAAGCTATTCTGTTGAAACATTTTACCAG GAGCAGTTACCTAATGATCTGGTGCGAGTGGATATGCTATTTCAAAAGGCACTGGAAGCTGGGATTAAAATACAG TGCAGGTCAATCAGTGGTGAAGAAATTTCATTCTTGATTTTGTCTGGGAAGTATATTGCAATTGCATTAGTCGACCAATACAAGTTGAG TCAGTCTTGGCCTGAGAATTTAAGTTTTCCTGACTTATTTGCCAGCAACTCTGGCTACACTG GTCATTATGTCGTGATTTGTGGCTATGACACTGATGCAGATGAGTTCGAGATTAGAGATCCTGCAAGTTCCAG CAAACATAAGAGAGTCTCGTCGAAGTGCCTAGAAGAAGCACGGAAATGCTTTGGTACTGATGAGGATCTTCTTTTG ATATCTTTGGAGAAGAGTGAAAAACAAAACAGCCCTTCAGTGCAACTTCCTTCAGAAGTCAATAtagatttatga
- the LOC132187267 gene encoding guanylyl cyclase 1 isoform X3 produces the protein MVLRTLGISSCNFQALAELCCTTSIWTVDLAYLLHKYLVKFSFFTVTVGANPSYSVETFYQEQLPNDLVRVDMLFQKALEAGIKIQCRSISGEEISFLILSGKYIAIALVDQYKLSQSWPENLSFPDLFASNSGYTGHYVVICGYDTDADEFEIRDPASSSKHKRVSSKCLEEARKCFGTDEDLLLISLEKSEKQNSPSVQLPSEVNIDL, from the exons ATGGTTTTGAGAACTCTTGGCATTAGCTCCTGCAATTTTCAGGCGTTGGCAGAGCTATGCTGCACAACGAG CATTTGGACCGTTGATCTCGCATATCTATTGCATAAGTATCTTGTTAAGTTTTCCTTCTTCACAGTAACTGTTGGAGCAAATCCAAGCTATTCTGTTGAAACATTTTACCAG GAGCAGTTACCTAATGATCTGGTGCGAGTGGATATGCTATTTCAAAAGGCACTGGAAGCTGGGATTAAAATACAG TGCAGGTCAATCAGTGGTGAAGAAATTTCATTCTTGATTTTGTCTGGGAAGTATATTGCAATTGCATTAGTCGACCAATACAAGTTGAG TCAGTCTTGGCCTGAGAATTTAAGTTTTCCTGACTTATTTGCCAGCAACTCTGGCTACACTG GTCATTATGTCGTGATTTGTGGCTATGACACTGATGCAGATGAGTTCGAGATTAGAGATCCTGCAAGTTCCAG CAAACATAAGAGAGTCTCGTCGAAGTGCCTAGAAGAAGCACGGAAATGCTTTGGTACTGATGAGGATCTTCTTTTG ATATCTTTGGAGAAGAGTGAAAAACAAAACAGCCCTTCAGTGCAACTTCCTTCAGAAGTCAATAtagatttatga